Proteins encoded by one window of Conger conger chromosome 1, fConCon1.1, whole genome shotgun sequence:
- the gdf7 gene encoding growth/differentiation factor 6-A, with translation MDLMRVAAPFLWFSVCFGNFLEAAVLGSSQYPSGAGDNGLTSHLDERHRRESKAISRNDPRRNGTVVPHEYMMSLYRTLSEIERRGTNSTLSRSTRHANTVTSFVDQGRDRPSPESGQRYLFDFSTLSRTDELVGAELRVLRKRPAHLAQLLSRGGALYRVALHGCSEGRPVLDSRTVDLLDREASGWEVFDVWASVGSQRRAQRAGGSTLCFKMAAVSEATQEAVHPSSLGLGRRSRPPQERALLVAFSRTRRKENLFREIRDKMKSMAGGVGGFLDPPDRGREGGHPPRRRRRRRTALSGRPGGTGGGGGGGGGGGGGGGGGGGGGRGGGGGGGGGGGGRRRTRCSRKALHVNFKELGWDDWIIAPLDYEAYHCEGVCDFPLRSHLEPTNHAIIQTLMNSMDPDSTPPSCCVPSKLSPISILYIDSGNNVVYKQYEDMVVETCGCR, from the exons ATGGATCTTATGAGGGTTGCGGCTCCCTTCTTATGGTTCTCCGTATGCTTTGGGAATTTTCTTGAAGCTGCCGTGCTTGGATCTTCGCAGTACCCCTCCGGCGCGGGCGATAACGGGCTAACTTCACATCTGGATGAGCGGCATCGACGAGAATCGAAGGCGATATCCAGAAACGACCCTCGGAGGAACGGCACTGTTGTCCCCCATGAGTATATGATGTCTCTCTACAGGACGCTTTCCGAGATCGAGAGACGAGGCACAAACAGCACTCTCTCTCGCAGCACGAGACATGCCAACACGGTCACCAGTTTCGTGGACCAAGGCAGAG ACCGCCCCTCCCCGGAGTCGGGCCAGCGGTACCTCTTCGACTTCTCCACGCTGTCGCGGACGGACGAGCTGGTGGGGGCGGAGCTCCGGGTGCTGAGGAAGAGGCCGGCGCACCTGGCCCAGCTGCTGTCCCGCGGCGGGGCCCTGTACCGCGTGGCCCTCCACGGCTGCAGCGAGGGCCGGCCCGTCCTCGACTCGCGGACCGTGGACCTCCTGGACCGGGAGGCGTCCGGGTGGGAGGTGTTCGACGTGTGGGCGAGCGTCGGGAGCCAGCGCCGGGCCCAGCGGGCCGGCGGCAGCACCCTCtgcttcaaaatggccgctgtttCCGAGGCGACGCAGGAGGCGGTCCACCCGTCCTCGCTGGGCCTGGGCCGGAGGTCGCGACCCCCGCAGGAGCGGGCGCTGCTGGTGGCCTTCTCCAGGACCCGCCGGAAGGAGAACCTCTTCAGGGAGATCCGCGACAAGATGAAGTCCATGGCGGGCGGCGTGGGCGGGTTCCTGGACCCCCCCGaccggggcagggaggggggacaCCCGCCGAGGAGAAGGAGGCGCAGGAGGACGGCCCTGTCGGGACGTCCCGGGGGAACGGGgggaggcggaggagggggaggtggcggaggtggaggtggaggaggaggaggtgggggaggcagggggggaggcggagggggcggaggaggaggcgggggcAGGAGGCGAACCCGCTGCAGCCGCAAGGCGCTGCACGTCAACTTCAAAGAGCTGGGCTGGGACGACTGGATCATCGCGCCCCTGGATTACGAGGCCTACCACTGCGAGGGGGTGTGCGACTTCCCCCTGCGCTCGCACCTGGAGCCCACCAACCACGCCATCATCCAGACGCTCATGAACTCCATGGACCCGGACTCCACCCCGCCCAGCTGCTGCGTGCCCTCCAAGCTCAGCCCCATCAGCATCCTCTACATCGACTCGGGCAACAACGTGGTCTACAAGCAGTACGAGGACATGGTGGTGGAGACCTGCGGGTGCAGGTAG